AAATGTTTTCTGAATACCAACCATCGCAGACATTTCCTGCTTATCTCCAAAATTGGTTCTGATATAACGTAACACACTCTGATCACTTATTTTTCCATCTGTACCTTTAGTAAAACCCTGCAAAGGAACCTGAGTGATCTGATCTTTAAAATAGGAGTGATTCAAGATCAGGAAATAAGAGTTTTTATACATATACGTCAATTCCTGATTGTAAGTGGATGATGCCTTCACAAAAGGGTTGTTTTGAGTATAATTGACTTCCGTAATATAATTTCTTACCGGATTCAGTTCCCAGAAGCTCGGTCTTCTCATTCTGCTTGAGAATGAATAGGAAATATTGTTTTTATCATTGATGGCATAATTGAAGCTTAAATACGGTAAGAAATTATTGTAATTTCTTTCAATGGTCTGATGCTTTTGAGATTCTATGATATGAGTAGGACTGTCCGCAGTTCCTAAACTTCTGGTGATCTCATATCTTGCGCCTACCTTTCCGGAGAATTTATCAGAGAACTTCTTTTCAAAAGTTAAATATAATCCATAAATGTTCTCATCATAGATAAAATGATTAAGTTCCGGTGTAGTTTTTATCCCGGTTAATTCTTCATTTTTATTATAAATATAATCGTAGGTAAGATTTTTTGTATCATTATCAGTCTTTGTTTTATTGAAATTTCCTCCTGCTGAAAATGTAAAGTCATTTTTTAATTTTTGGATGTAATCTACCGTTCCGGAAAAGTTATTAATGATCTGCGGAATATCCTGAACAATCGTTTTTCCCGTTCTCGAAAAATCATCCGGACTATTTTTATACGGAATCATCGTGTTGTTTTTTGAAAACTGAAACCTTTTATAAATGAGATAGGCTGCATTTACATTCAGTTTGCTTCCCAGCGAATCTAGTTTTAATTCATAGTTTAAATTAACAGAATTATTATAATTTCTTGCATCCTCCCTGTTTTTTGTACGGGTATGAGAAGTTGTCATTATTCCATCTTTATCAGGCTGAGTAAGGGTGTTATACAAGTCGATTGTTGAATTATAACTTTTGTTAGCCCAGGAATTCCATGATAAGGCTAAATTGTTTTTATCATTAAGCTGATAATCGATATTTAAATAACCGCCGATGTTTTTATTCGGATCATCAATATCACCTACAGATTCGTTTTGCATCTGATCAGTTCCATTTCTAAGGATATAAGATTGAGGTGAAATATTTTCTCCGCCATTCAGGTTAGCACTGATTCCTAATTTATCTTTTCGGTAGTTAACAGAGAAACTTGCCTGGCTGGCATTATATTTATTCTGAGTGTTAGACATTCTCATATTCCCGCTGGTACCATCACTCATTTTTTTCTTTAGGACAATATTGATGATCCCGTCCGAAGATTCCACCTGAAATTCACTTCCCGGAACTGTTATTACTTCAATTTTCTGAATATTTTCTGCTGGTGTATTTTTTAGAAACTGAGCTAGAGATTCAGCATCCATATTCGTTTTCCTTCCGTTGATGTAGACGATGGCGTTGTTTTTTCCGGCGATCTTTAATGTTTTATCATCTGTAGAGGACAGAAGTGGCGTCTGCTTCAGCAGATCAAATGTTGTATTTCCTTTTGCAACAGGTGAGGCTGCAACATCGTAAACAAAACGGTCACTCTGTTTTTTAAAGACCTGCTTTGTAATTGTAATTCCTTCTATAGCTTTCGTTTTTGCCGTGTCAGATTTTTTTTCCTGTGCAAAAACTACAGTTCCTGAAATAGCTGCTGCTAATATGATGATCTTTTTCATGATTCTTTATTAAGTGGAGTATAGTTGTGGTTGTATAATTTTTATAATAGGCTTAGGTTCTTGATTTTATAGCATCATTAGCTGATTTCATTTCTCTTGCCTTTTTCAGTTTCTGGTTTCCGAAGTTGTAGGTAACTCCAATGTTCAGAATCCGTTCAAATTCAAAATTGGTTACATTATTATAGCTTCCGTCTGGCTGTATTCCTTGAATACTGTTATAGTTCTGATTAAATAAATCATATACTTCAGCTACAAAAGTCCAGTTGCCCATGATTTTCTTTAAGCTGACATCAAAGCTTTGTCTTACGCCCAATGTTCCGCTTTCAATCTTTATTTTGCTGCCATAGTAGTAATTCACTCCCAGGAACCAGTCTTTATTGGAAGAAAGACGGATGTTGTTATTGATATTACCGGAAATATTAAAGTTTTTAAAATTGAGTATATAAGGTCTAACAACTTCTGTATATAATGGATCCGGAACTGTCGTAGGATCTTCTAATACTTTTCCTTTGTAAATGTTATATCCTAAATTCACAGAATAGTTGGTTGTCCAGATCTCTTTGAACCATGATTTATTCATTCCTAAGGTCAGACCGAACTGTTTGTTGTTGCCATAATTTGTTCTGATGTATCTTAAAAATTTAGTGGTAACCGATTTTGTTTCCCCGTTAGGGCCGTATATGATATTTCCTTTCTCATCTTTTTCAGGTCCTGTGATCGTTCCTTGAAGCGGGATTTGATTTGATGCATCTTCCACATAATTAAAGCTAAGGTTGGCAAAAAATGCATTCTTGTACATATAGCCGATTTCCTGGTTGTAAAACTTAGAAGCCAATACAAATGGATTGTTCTGTGTATAATTATTAGGAGTGAAATAAGTTCGTGAAGGATTCAGTTCCCAGAATCTTGGTCTTCTGATCCTGCTTGAGAAACTGTAAGTAAGATTGTTATCGGAATTGATCGTGTAATTTAAATTAAGATAAGGCAACAAATTGTTGTAATCTCTGTCAAAGCTTGTCTTCCCCAGGATCTCACCGCTGCTTTTGGTCATTTCATAACGGGCTCCTATTTTTCCTGAAAGTTTTTCACTCAGCTTTCTTTCGTAGGTCAGATAAGCTCCAAGTATTCTTTCCTTATAAATAAAGTGATTCGTTTGATTAATATCATTGACAAAGCTATTGTTTACCAGGTTATCCTGTCTTGTGTCATTATCTGTATTCGTGTGGTTGTAGCTCACTCCCATCAGCCATGTGTAGCCTTTTGCAGTTTTCTTAAGATAATCGATATTGGCTGCATAATTATTGATAATTTGCGGAACAGATTGTCTCAATGCACCGTACTTGCTGTTTTCATCAATATCAGAACTATTGGTGAGGGGATAGCTTTTATTAATGCTCATTTTATCCCTGTTAAACCACAAATACGAAACGTTGGATGTAAGTTTGCTTCCGATAGAATCTGTTTTGATTTCATAATTCAGATTGAAAGAGTGGTTTCTCGTCTGTGCATCTTCATGGTTGATCGTTCTGTTTTTCAGAGTTCCATTCTCCCAGTTCGTTACATCAAGGATAGAGTTGAAACTCTTATTATACCTCATATTATAAGTAAAACCTAAACTGTGATTCTTATTTAGCTCGTAATCAATATTCACGCTTCCACCCACATTTTTATTTGGATCAGAATTGTATCCTAATGATTCATTTCTGAATGTTGAATCTCCGTTAGAAAGCGTGTATCTTTCTCTGTCTGTCCAGCTTCCCGTATTAAAGTTGGAATTCACAGACCATTTGTTTTTTCTGAAATTAAATGAGCCGCCGGCAGAAGGATTGTTATAATAAGCCTGCTCATTATTCATTTTAAGCGTTCCGTTGTAGCCATCATTTTTTTTCTTCTTCATCACAATATTAATCACTCCTTCATTAGATTCTACCTGAAATTCGCTTCCCGGAGTGGTAATCACTTCTATTTTCTGGATATCTTCAGATGGTGTTCCCTTCAGCATTTCTATTAATGCTTCAGCATCCATATTGCTTTTTTTATTATTAATGTAGATAACCACATCAGATTTTCCCATGATCTTCAGAGATTTTCCGTCTATACTTGAAATCATTGGAGTTTGTTTAAGCAGGTTGAAAGTATTAGTTCCTTTCGCAATCGGTGAAGATGCTACGTCGTAAATGAAACGGTCACTCTGCTTTTTGAAAACCTGTTTCTTGATATTGACAGCTTCAATATTTTTTATTTTCAGGGTATCTTTTGTTTGCTGGGCGGCAACGAATCCACTGAAAAATATGGCGGCAATTAGAATTTGAGTTTTCATGATTATTATTTTTTAGTTGTTTAATAGCTTGTATGAATTATTATTTTACATAGCAAAGATATATAATAAATTTAGTATCATGCAATACAAAGTACTTAAAATATTTTTATAATAAATATAACTTTCTGATTTACAGATAATAAAATTTTAAATTAAAAATTTAAATACT
The Chryseobacterium sp. W4I1 DNA segment above includes these coding regions:
- a CDS encoding outer membrane beta-barrel family protein: MKKIIILAAAISGTVVFAQEKKSDTAKTKAIEGITITKQVFKKQSDRFVYDVAASPVAKGNTTFDLLKQTPLLSSTDDKTLKIAGKNNAIVYINGRKTNMDAESLAQFLKNTPAENIQKIEVITVPGSEFQVESSDGIINIVLKKKMSDGTSGNMRMSNTQNKYNASQASFSVNYRKDKLGISANLNGGENISPQSYILRNGTDQMQNESVGDIDDPNKNIGGYLNIDYQLNDKNNLALSWNSWANKSYNSTIDLYNTLTQPDKDGIMTTSHTRTKNREDARNYNNSVNLNYELKLDSLGSKLNVNAAYLIYKRFQFSKNNTMIPYKNSPDDFSRTGKTIVQDIPQIINNFSGTVDYIQKLKNDFTFSAGGNFNKTKTDNDTKNLTYDYIYNKNEELTGIKTTPELNHFIYDENIYGLYLTFEKKFSDKFSGKVGARYEITRSLGTADSPTHIIESQKHQTIERNYNNFLPYLSFNYAINDKNNISYSFSSRMRRPSFWELNPVRNYITEVNYTQNNPFVKASSTYNQELTYMYKNSYFLILNHSYFKDQITQVPLQGFTKGTDGKISDQSVLRYIRTNFGDKQEMSAMVGIQKTFFKQYLTLNFNAGIQHNINNGSLAGDPTTGEIFVDKDGKAIVYTNNVRSTSLIVTSNNTLRLDKKKTWFLGVNYFFVDKQQIELGMLKNLMSLDLSIKKNWNDWTFALNLNDVLRTNVVEIEDYQSNGNYNYIRNDQYKRSVTVSLTYNFGNQKVKKVRDIEGASDAIKSRTR
- a CDS encoding outer membrane beta-barrel family protein, whose amino-acid sequence is MKTQILIAAIFFSGFVAAQQTKDTLKIKNIEAVNIKKQVFKKQSDRFIYDVASSPIAKGTNTFNLLKQTPMISSIDGKSLKIMGKSDVVIYINNKKSNMDAEALIEMLKGTPSEDIQKIEVITTPGSEFQVESNEGVINIVMKKKKNDGYNGTLKMNNEQAYYNNPSAGGSFNFRKNKWSVNSNFNTGSWTDRERYTLSNGDSTFRNESLGYNSDPNKNVGGSVNIDYELNKNHSLGFTYNMRYNKSFNSILDVTNWENGTLKNRTINHEDAQTRNHSFNLNYEIKTDSIGSKLTSNVSYLWFNRDKMSINKSYPLTNSSDIDENSKYGALRQSVPQIINNYAANIDYLKKTAKGYTWLMGVSYNHTNTDNDTRQDNLVNNSFVNDINQTNHFIYKERILGAYLTYERKLSEKLSGKIGARYEMTKSSGEILGKTSFDRDYNNLLPYLNLNYTINSDNNLTYSFSSRIRRPRFWELNPSRTYFTPNNYTQNNPFVLASKFYNQEIGYMYKNAFFANLSFNYVEDASNQIPLQGTITGPEKDEKGNIIYGPNGETKSVTTKFLRYIRTNYGNNKQFGLTLGMNKSWFKEIWTTNYSVNLGYNIYKGKVLEDPTTVPDPLYTEVVRPYILNFKNFNISGNINNNIRLSSNKDWFLGVNYYYGSKIKIESGTLGVRQSFDVSLKKIMGNWTFVAEVYDLFNQNYNSIQGIQPDGSYNNVTNFEFERILNIGVTYNFGNQKLKKAREMKSANDAIKSRT